A genomic segment from Lutibacter sp. A80 encodes:
- a CDS encoding PEP/pyruvate-binding domain-containing protein: protein MEKKSLPNLKSYAFEEVAFDKLMQNRISQVLIVCSNYDFYMLEEDGRIDERIFNEYTSLNLRHPPNFIHANSAKRAIKIMDSHKIDIVITWLDIGNYKAFETSKKIKEAFPLVPIAALSHYSSELRSKLEKGNTGIIDYVFHWNGNVDIFLAIIKLTEDRMNAESDINSIGVKAILLVEDSLKFYSRYIPLIYKVILKQTQRVMSEGLNEHRKMLLMRGRPKILLATTFEEGISLFNNYKESLLGVISDVNYLKDGVRNEEAGFLFLDYVRSFKRYFPFLIQSSNADNEKRALELKGKFLYKHSETLGVDIKNYIVKYFSFGNFEFWDPIQMKVLATVKDLNEFQKALYTVTEACLMYHATRSEFSKWIKSRALFPLADLFSNIEYDDFENNLEIRDFLINSIKAYRVYRSRGVIVKFDKHKYDEFVGFARIGEGALGGKGRGLAFIDSFLKRNNLYNKYENVSITIPRTVVISTDVFDQFIETHKLIKFAAESTNDDDILNEFISKDLPDWALEDIKAFLKTTKCPIAVRSSSMLEDSNYQPFAGIFATYMIPNTEIDKMVEMVSNAIKSVIASAFFENSKLYLKATSHTIEEDKMAVILQEVIGKEYEGVYYPNISGVARSINFYPIGDEKPNEGIANIALGLGEIIVGGGQTLRFSPYHPKKVLQLSSPGSTQRDTQQYFYGLDLDPESYKVSTNETINKKKVSIRKAESHGSLKFVASTYDLQNNIIRPGVMHDGIRVISFDNILKYNTFPLPEILQELLRVGQREMRNPIEIEFAVNLDVPQGKPKEFSFLQIRPIIESMKTISKLPENLKISDTIIYSESALGNGKYENIYDVVYVKPETFNSANTREIAKAVEQINKKFTELGKPYILVGPGRWGSSDPWLGIPVIWPQISAAKIIVESGLNNFRIDPSQGTHFFQNLTSFKVGYLTINPFINDGFFDVGYLNKQEAVFEDAFLRHISFKSSLTAIIEGKNNKAAIFKEGVLLENNNSNTVESIDELPPEGFM from the coding sequence ATGGAAAAAAAGTCATTGCCCAATTTAAAATCATATGCATTTGAAGAGGTCGCTTTTGATAAATTAATGCAGAACAGAATTAGTCAGGTGCTAATAGTTTGCTCTAATTACGACTTTTACATGCTTGAAGAAGATGGTAGAATAGATGAGCGAATTTTTAATGAATATACCTCATTAAATTTAAGACATCCACCCAACTTTATTCATGCAAATTCAGCCAAAAGAGCTATTAAAATTATGGATTCTCATAAAATTGATATTGTTATAACTTGGTTAGATATTGGTAATTATAAAGCTTTTGAAACATCAAAAAAAATTAAGGAAGCTTTTCCGCTTGTTCCAATTGCCGCTTTAAGTCATTATTCTTCAGAATTAAGAAGTAAGCTTGAAAAAGGAAATACCGGAATTATAGATTATGTGTTTCATTGGAATGGAAATGTAGATATATTTTTAGCTATTATTAAATTAACTGAAGATAGAATGAATGCTGAATCTGATATTAACAGTATAGGTGTTAAAGCTATATTATTAGTAGAAGACTCATTAAAATTTTATTCTAGATATATACCGCTTATTTATAAAGTTATTCTTAAACAAACCCAAAGAGTTATGTCTGAAGGGTTGAATGAGCATAGAAAAATGCTGTTGATGAGAGGACGACCAAAAATTTTATTAGCAACAACCTTTGAAGAGGGAATTAGTTTATTTAATAATTATAAAGAGAGTTTGTTAGGTGTAATTTCGGATGTTAATTATTTAAAAGACGGTGTTAGAAATGAAGAAGCAGGTTTTTTATTTTTAGATTACGTTCGAAGTTTTAAACGTTATTTTCCATTTCTAATTCAATCATCTAATGCTGATAATGAAAAACGAGCATTAGAGCTTAAAGGTAAATTTTTATATAAACATTCTGAAACTTTAGGTGTAGATATAAAAAATTATATTGTAAAATATTTTTCGTTTGGAAATTTTGAATTTTGGGATCCAATTCAAATGAAAGTACTGGCAACAGTTAAAGATTTAAACGAATTTCAAAAGGCCTTATATACTGTAACAGAAGCTTGTTTAATGTACCACGCTACAAGAAGTGAGTTTTCAAAATGGATAAAATCAAGGGCGCTATTTCCTTTAGCTGATTTATTTAGTAATATAGAATATGATGATTTTGAAAATAATTTAGAAATAAGAGATTTTTTAATTAACTCAATAAAAGCATATCGAGTTTATAGATCTAGAGGTGTAATTGTAAAATTTGATAAACATAAATACGATGAGTTTGTTGGATTTGCTAGAATTGGAGAAGGTGCTTTAGGAGGTAAAGGAAGAGGTTTAGCCTTTATAGATTCATTTTTAAAGCGAAATAATTTATATAATAAATACGAAAACGTAAGCATTACAATACCAAGAACAGTTGTAATAAGTACCGATGTTTTTGATCAATTTATTGAAACTCATAAACTCATAAAATTTGCAGCAGAAAGTACAAATGATGATGATATATTAAATGAATTTATTTCTAAAGACCTCCCAGATTGGGCTCTTGAAGATATAAAGGCATTTTTAAAAACAACTAAATGTCCTATTGCAGTACGTTCGTCAAGTATGCTTGAAGATTCTAATTATCAACCTTTTGCTGGTATTTTTGCAACGTATATGATTCCAAATACCGAAATAGATAAAATGGTTGAAATGGTTTCTAATGCTATTAAATCAGTTATTGCTTCAGCATTTTTTGAAAATAGTAAATTGTATTTAAAAGCTACATCACATACTATTGAAGAAGATAAAATGGCTGTAATTTTGCAAGAAGTAATTGGAAAAGAATATGAGGGTGTATATTATCCAAATATTTCAGGAGTGGCGCGTTCTATTAATTTTTATCCTATTGGAGATGAAAAACCCAATGAAGGAATTGCCAATATTGCTTTAGGATTGGGTGAAATAATTGTTGGTGGAGGACAAACCTTACGTTTTTCTCCTTACCATCCAAAAAAAGTATTGCAATTATCTTCTCCTGGTTCAACTCAGAGAGATACACAACAGTATTTTTATGGTTTAGATCTTGACCCAGAGAGTTATAAAGTTTCAACAAATGAAACTATTAATAAAAAGAAAGTATCTATTAGAAAAGCTGAAAGTCATGGGTCTTTAAAATTTGTAGCATCAACATATGATTTACAAAATAATATAATTAGACCTGGTGTAATGCATGATGGAATTAGGGTAATTTCATTTGATAATATTTTAAAATATAATACATTTCCTTTGCCTGAAATTTTACAAGAATTGTTACGAGTTGGACAGCGTGAAATGAGAAACCCAATAGAAATTGAGTTTGCAGTAAATCTAGATGTTCCACAGGGAAAACCGAAAGAGTTTAGTTTTTTACAAATTAGACCCATAATTGAAAGTATGAAAACCATAAGTAAATTACCTGAAAACTTAAAAATTTCAGATACTATAATTTACTCTGAATCTGCTTTAGGAAATGGAAAATATGAAAATATTTACGATGTAGTTTATGTAAAACCAGAGACATTTAATTCTGCTAACACAAGAGAGATTGCAAAAGCAGTTGAGCAAATTAATAAAAAATTCACAGAATTAGGTAAGCCATATATTTTAGTTGGTCCTGGACGTTGGGGGTCTAGTGATCCTTGGTTAGGAATTCCAGTAATTTGGCCTCAAATTTCTGCAGCAAAAATAATTGTAGAATCCGGATTAAATAATTTTAGAATAGACCCTAGTCAGGGAACTCATTTTTTTCAAAATTTAACGTCATTTAAAGTCGGGTATTTAACAATAAATCCGTTTATAAATGATGGTTTTTTTGATGTGGGTTATTTAAATAAACAAGAAGCAGTTTTTGAAGACGCTTTTTTAAGACATATTTCTTTTAAAAGTTCACTAACAGCTATTATTGAAGGTAAAAATAATAAAGCAGCAATTTTTAAAGAGGGTGTTTTGCTAGAAAATAACAACTCAAATACGGTGGAATCTATTGATGAATTGCCACCTGAAGGCTTTATGTAA
- the gdhA gene encoding NADP-specific glutamate dehydrogenase, producing the protein MNVKEILTNLETKHPGEKEYLQAVQEVLESIETIYNENPQYEAAKIIERLVEPDRILTFRVSWIDDAGNVQVNLGHRVQYNNAIGPYKGGIRLHPSVNLSILKFLGFEQIFKNALTTLPMGGGKGGSDFNPKGKSDTEIMRFCQAFMLELWRLIGPSTDVPAGDIGTGGREIGFMYGMYKKLQQENSGVFTGKGLNWGGSLIRPEATGFGGVYFTKEMLETKKDDFKGKIIALSGFGNVTWGVALKITELGGKVVTISGPDGYIYDEKGLDSDKINYLLQLRASNNDIVSPYAAEFPEAKFYPGEKPWGVKCDIAMPCATQNELNGEDAAKLVANNVQYVAEVSNMGCTPEAIDAFHNAKILYGPGKAVNAGGVGVSGLEMSQNAMKLNWTKEEVDAKLHQIMHSIHTACLKYGTEEDGYINYVKGANIAGFIKVADSMLDLGVV; encoded by the coding sequence ATGAATGTAAAAGAAATTTTAACAAATTTGGAAACTAAACACCCTGGTGAAAAGGAATATCTACAGGCTGTTCAAGAAGTTTTAGAGTCAATTGAGACTATATATAATGAAAATCCACAATACGAAGCAGCTAAAATTATTGAACGTTTAGTGGAGCCAGATCGAATTTTAACGTTTAGAGTTTCATGGATTGATGATGCGGGAAATGTTCAAGTAAATTTAGGTCATAGAGTACAATATAATAATGCAATTGGTCCTTATAAAGGAGGTATACGTTTACACCCAAGTGTAAATTTAAGTATTTTAAAGTTTTTAGGCTTTGAACAAATATTTAAAAATGCTTTAACAACGCTTCCTATGGGAGGTGGAAAAGGAGGTTCAGATTTTAATCCAAAAGGAAAATCTGATACTGAAATTATGCGTTTTTGCCAAGCATTTATGTTAGAATTGTGGAGACTTATTGGACCAAGTACAGATGTGCCAGCTGGAGATATTGGAACAGGGGGTAGAGAAATTGGATTTATGTACGGTATGTATAAAAAATTACAACAAGAAAACTCAGGAGTTTTTACTGGTAAAGGCTTAAATTGGGGAGGAAGTTTAATTAGACCAGAAGCAACTGGTTTTGGAGGCGTTTACTTTACCAAAGAAATGTTAGAAACTAAAAAAGATGATTTTAAAGGTAAAATTATAGCGCTTTCAGGTTTTGGAAATGTAACATGGGGAGTAGCTTTAAAAATTACCGAATTAGGTGGAAAAGTAGTTACCATATCTGGTCCAGATGGGTATATTTATGATGAAAAAGGATTGGATTCAGACAAAATAAATTATTTATTACAGTTAAGAGCATCTAATAACGATATTGTTTCTCCGTATGCTGCAGAATTTCCTGAAGCTAAGTTTTACCCAGGTGAAAAACCATGGGGTGTAAAATGTGATATTGCAATGCCTTGTGCAACTCAAAATGAGTTAAATGGAGAAGACGCAGCAAAATTAGTAGCCAATAATGTACAATATGTAGCTGAGGTTTCAAATATGGGATGTACTCCAGAAGCTATTGATGCATTTCATAATGCTAAAATTTTATACGGACCAGGTAAAGCAGTAAATGCTGGTGGTGTTGGTGTTTCTGGATTAGAAATGTCTCAAAATGCCATGAAATTAAATTGGACTAAAGAAGAAGTTGATGCTAAATTACATCAGATAATGCACTCTATACATACCGCATGTTTAAAATATGGAACAGAAGAGGATGGTTACATTAATTATGTAAAAGGAGCAAATATTGCAGGATTTATTAAAGTTGCAGATTCTATGTTAGATTTAGGAGTAGTATAA
- the dinB gene encoding DNA polymerase IV: MTLCKTYRKIIHVDMDAFYASVEQLDNPELRGKAIAVGGGGERGVVSAASYQAREFGVRSAMSGVIARKNCPHLIFVKPRFERYKEISKKIRNIFYEYTDLVEPLSLDEAYLDVTENKKGNPSASLIAKEIRKRIFDELHLNASAGISSSKFIAKIASDINKPNGQKTIPPEEIISFLEELPIKKFYGIGKVTAAKMYNLGIFKGSDLKSKSEAFLTQHFKSSGAHYYKIVRGLHNSPVKPNRVRKSVAAEHTFNTNLTSEIFMLEQLERISEELEQRLQKAKVSGKTITLKIKYSDFKTQTRSKTLAYFVKEKVILFDTVKELLYQEKVLNSVRLLGISVTNLNIHSKSKSEKPIDIQYKFEF; the protein is encoded by the coding sequence GTGACTTTATGTAAAACATACCGCAAAATTATTCACGTAGATATGGATGCATTTTATGCATCTGTAGAGCAATTAGATAATCCAGAGTTAAGAGGTAAAGCAATTGCTGTTGGTGGTGGCGGAGAGCGCGGTGTAGTTTCGGCTGCGAGTTACCAAGCTCGTGAATTTGGTGTGCGATCTGCTATGAGTGGTGTAATTGCTAGAAAAAATTGTCCACACTTAATTTTTGTAAAACCTAGGTTTGAAAGGTATAAAGAAATCTCAAAAAAGATTAGAAATATCTTCTATGAATATACCGATTTGGTAGAACCTCTTTCTTTAGATGAAGCATATTTAGATGTTACTGAAAATAAAAAAGGTAATCCTTCTGCTAGTTTAATTGCTAAAGAAATTAGAAAACGAATTTTTGATGAATTACATTTAAATGCATCTGCTGGAATTTCAAGTAGTAAATTTATTGCTAAAATTGCTTCAGATATAAATAAACCGAACGGACAAAAAACAATTCCGCCAGAGGAAATAATCTCGTTCTTAGAGGAATTACCAATCAAAAAATTTTATGGAATTGGAAAAGTAACTGCCGCTAAAATGTATAATTTAGGAATTTTTAAAGGCAGTGATTTAAAATCTAAAAGTGAAGCTTTTTTAACACAGCATTTTAAAAGTTCTGGAGCACATTATTATAAAATTGTTAGGGGCTTGCATAACAGTCCTGTAAAACCAAATAGAGTTCGAAAATCTGTTGCAGCAGAGCATACGTTTAATACAAATTTAACTTCTGAAATTTTTATGTTAGAGCAATTAGAGCGTATTTCAGAAGAACTTGAACAGCGTTTACAAAAAGCAAAAGTTTCAGGTAAAACAATTACACTAAAAATAAAATACAGCGATTTTAAAACACAAACCCGTAGTAAAACATTGGCTTATTTTGTTAAAGAAAAGGTAATATTATTTGATACGGTTAAAGAGTTATTGTATCAAGAAAAGGTGCTAAATTCCGTACGTTTATTAGGTATTTCAGTTACTAATTTAAATATTCATTCTAAAAGTAAATCGGAAAAACCAATTGATATTCAATATAAATTTGAGTTTTAA
- a CDS encoding acyl-CoA thioesterase, with protein MTKTPKESLTVLTDIVLPTDTNPLGNLFGGELLARMDRACSITAQRHSRRIVVTASVNHVAFNKAVPVGSVVTIESKVSRAFKSSMEVYVDVWIEDRESRERTKVNEGIYTFVAVDTTGAPVKVPRLEPETDIEKKRFEGALRRKELSLILSGKMNPQDAEALKAIFH; from the coding sequence ATGACTAAAACACCTAAAGAATCTTTAACAGTACTTACTGATATAGTTCTACCAACTGATACAAACCCATTAGGAAATCTTTTTGGAGGCGAATTATTAGCTAGAATGGATAGAGCTTGTAGTATTACAGCACAACGCCACTCTAGAAGAATTGTAGTTACCGCATCCGTAAATCATGTAGCTTTTAACAAAGCTGTACCTGTTGGTAGTGTTGTAACTATTGAATCTAAAGTTTCGCGTGCTTTTAAATCTTCTATGGAAGTTTATGTTGATGTCTGGATTGAAGATAGAGAGTCTAGAGAGCGCACCAAAGTAAATGAAGGTATTTACACATTTGTTGCTGTTGATACTACAGGAGCGCCTGTAAAAGTCCCTAGACTTGAACCAGAAACAGATATAGAAAAAAAACGTTTTGAAGGTGCTTTAAGAAGAAAAGAATTAAGTTTAATTCTTTCTGGAAAAATGAATCCACAAGATGCTGAAGCTTTAAAAGCTATTTTTCACTAG
- a CDS encoding SPOR domain-containing protein: MTLATYIGDLLYRYECVIVPNFGGFVSNEISAKVNHYTHTFYAPSKQLTFNVNLQNNDGLLANYIASSKNISFLKALEYIYKEVEAWKNTLKDETLSIENIGTFTVNANGNYIFEPDNTINYLTSSFGLNSYNSPAIKRIEYKQKVKQLETVALVLPTKESNRKTPAFIKYAASAAILFALGTLGWKEYQKIEYNNLIVEAEQQQQQVEKTIQEATFVIANPLPAITLNVTKQTYNYHIVAGAFRDPINAEKKLNELVKKGYNAKILGVNKWNLTEVSYMSTNSKNDAINTLNKIKRTISKDAWLLVKEL; the protein is encoded by the coding sequence ATGACATTAGCAACATACATAGGCGATTTATTATACAGATACGAATGCGTAATTGTACCAAATTTTGGAGGTTTTGTAAGCAACGAAATTTCTGCAAAAGTGAACCATTATACACATACATTTTACGCACCATCTAAACAATTAACTTTTAATGTTAACTTGCAAAATAACGATGGTTTATTAGCAAATTACATTGCTTCATCTAAAAATATTTCATTTTTAAAAGCACTGGAATATATTTACAAAGAAGTTGAAGCTTGGAAAAACACGCTAAAAGATGAAACGCTTTCTATTGAAAATATAGGAACATTCACTGTAAATGCTAACGGTAATTATATTTTTGAACCTGATAATACCATCAATTATTTAACAAGTTCTTTTGGTTTGAATTCTTACAATTCACCAGCAATAAAACGTATAGAATACAAACAAAAAGTAAAACAATTAGAAACTGTAGCTCTTGTTTTACCAACTAAAGAAAGTAACAGAAAAACGCCTGCTTTTATTAAATATGCTGCAAGCGCTGCTATCCTTTTTGCTTTAGGTACACTTGGCTGGAAAGAATACCAAAAAATTGAATATAATAATTTAATTGTTGAAGCTGAACAACAGCAACAACAAGTTGAAAAAACAATACAAGAGGCAACTTTTGTTATTGCCAATCCACTACCTGCTATTACTTTAAACGTAACCAAACAAACATATAATTACCATATAGTTGCTGGTGCTTTTAGAGACCCTATAAATGCAGAAAAAAAGCTAAATGAATTAGTTAAAAAAGGATACAATGCTAAAATTTTAGGGGTTAACAAATGGAACTTAACAGAGGTTTCATATATGAGTACAAACTCTAAAAATGACGCAATTAACACCTTAAATAAAATTAAAAGAACTATTTCTAAAGATGCTTGGTTATTGGTAAAAGAGCTCTAA
- the dprA gene encoding DNA-processing protein DprA codes for MLEEDLLYILALQRVKGIGDINAKKLIAYCGSAKNVLKEKRHVLQKINGIGTFAMQHLFDKENLKEAEIELNYIQKNNIETFYFEDKNYPEKLKHCIDAPILIFKEGNFNLSKQPIISVVGTRKITSYGRDFCEKLISDLKPFNPIIVSGFAYGVDICAHKSALKNELQTIAVLAHGFEQIYPKSHKKYVADINKNGGFITDFWHNDELQRENFLKRNRIVAGISEATIIIESAEKGGSLVTADIANSYSRDVFAVPGRSTDTLSKGCNDLIKRNKAAILTCANDLVEMLNWNLEIKKETNIQKQLFVELDEVEQLVYDFLLQEGKELLDIISLNCKLPVYKTVTILFNLEMKGVVKPLPGKMYEAI; via the coding sequence ATGCTTGAAGAGGATTTACTATATATTTTAGCTTTACAACGTGTAAAAGGCATAGGAGATATTAATGCAAAAAAGTTAATAGCATATTGTGGAAGCGCAAAAAATGTGTTAAAAGAAAAGCGGCATGTTCTTCAAAAAATAAATGGGATAGGGACTTTTGCAATGCAGCATTTATTTGATAAAGAAAATTTAAAAGAAGCCGAAATAGAATTAAATTACATTCAAAAAAATAATATTGAAACGTTTTATTTTGAAGACAAAAATTATCCAGAAAAATTAAAACATTGTATTGATGCACCAATTTTAATTTTTAAAGAAGGAAATTTCAACCTTTCTAAGCAACCAATAATTAGTGTAGTTGGTACACGAAAAATTACAAGCTATGGTCGCGATTTTTGTGAGAAATTAATTTCAGATTTAAAACCATTTAATCCTATAATTGTTAGTGGATTTGCTTATGGAGTTGATATTTGCGCACATAAATCAGCTTTAAAAAACGAATTGCAAACCATAGCCGTTTTAGCACATGGTTTTGAACAAATTTATCCGAAATCTCATAAAAAATATGTTGCAGATATAAATAAAAATGGTGGATTTATAACCGATTTTTGGCATAATGATGAACTGCAACGCGAAAATTTTTTAAAAAGAAATAGAATTGTAGCTGGTATTTCTGAAGCTACAATTATTATAGAATCTGCCGAAAAAGGAGGGTCTTTAGTTACTGCAGATATTGCAAATTCTTACAGTAGAGATGTATTTGCAGTTCCGGGTAGAAGTACCGATACTTTAAGTAAAGGATGTAACGATTTAATTAAAAGAAACAAAGCAGCAATTTTAACCTGTGCTAATGATTTGGTTGAAATGTTAAATTGGAATCTTGAAATTAAAAAGGAAACCAATATTCAAAAGCAGTTATTTGTAGAGTTAGATGAAGTGGAACAATTAGTGTATGATTTTTTGCTACAAGAAGGTAAAGAATTGTTAGATATTATTTCGTTAAACTGTAAGCTTCCAGTTTATAAAACCGTTACCATTTTATTTAATCTTGAAATGAAAGGTGTTGTAAAACCATTGCCGGGTAAAATGTATGAAGCTATTTAA
- a CDS encoding arylsulfatase has translation MKKLITLLTFSVCLLIGCQTKTPSKEIATTTPPNIIIIYTDDLGYGDVSANGATELQTPNIDKLANGGVRFTNGYATSSTCTPSRYALLTGVYPWRNKDAKILPGTAPLIVDTTQMTIPKMLKTKGYYTGIIGKWHLGLGTGNVNWNETVKPGPNEVGFDYSNILAATQDRVPTVYIENGNVVGLDPNDPIEVSYNTNFDGEPTGLENPELTTMKWHHGHNNSIVNGIPRIGFMKGGEKAKWSDVDMADYFLKGAQEYVKKHKNKPFFLLYTMQQPHVPRTPHPRFVGKSGLGPRGDVILEADWCIGEFIKTLEEENLLENTLIVFSSDNGPVLNDGYFDDAVEKNGKHKPAGDLKGGKYSLFEAGTKVPFFTYWKGKIQPTVSDALISQVDLLSSLSNLVDSDIKVDDSQDLLDVFLGTSQNGREELILEATSKTAFRQGDWVMIPPYKGPKVNKLVNIELGNSLEYQLFNLKEDVSQQNNLAKENPEKLKEMLTAFEKIRGKGYSNVTQLELK, from the coding sequence ATGAAAAAATTAATAACACTTCTAACTTTTTCAGTTTGCCTTCTAATTGGATGTCAAACTAAAACACCTTCAAAAGAAATAGCAACAACAACACCTCCTAACATAATTATTATTTATACCGATGATTTGGGTTATGGCGATGTTAGTGCAAATGGTGCAACAGAGTTACAAACACCTAATATTGATAAATTAGCAAACGGAGGAGTACGTTTTACTAACGGATATGCAACCTCATCAACCTGTACACCTAGTAGATATGCACTATTAACAGGTGTGTATCCTTGGAGAAATAAAGATGCTAAAATATTACCTGGAACTGCACCTTTAATTGTTGATACTACACAAATGACCATTCCAAAAATGTTAAAAACCAAAGGATATTATACTGGTATTATAGGAAAATGGCATTTAGGTTTAGGTACAGGAAATGTAAATTGGAATGAAACTGTAAAACCTGGACCAAATGAAGTTGGTTTTGATTATTCTAATATTTTAGCCGCTACACAAGACCGCGTTCCAACTGTTTATATTGAAAATGGAAATGTTGTAGGATTAGATCCAAACGACCCAATAGAAGTAAGCTATAACACCAACTTTGATGGAGAACCAACAGGTTTAGAAAACCCAGAATTAACAACAATGAAATGGCACCACGGACACAATAATAGTATTGTAAATGGAATTCCTAGAATTGGGTTTATGAAAGGTGGAGAAAAAGCAAAATGGAGTGATGTAGATATGGCAGATTACTTTTTAAAAGGTGCGCAAGAATATGTAAAAAAACATAAAAACAAACCTTTCTTTTTACTTTATACAATGCAACAACCTCACGTACCAAGAACTCCACACCCACGTTTTGTAGGAAAATCTGGATTAGGACCAAGAGGTGATGTTATTTTAGAAGCAGACTGGTGTATTGGTGAATTTATAAAAACATTGGAAGAAGAAAACTTATTAGAAAACACTTTAATTGTTTTTTCAAGTGATAATGGCCCAGTATTAAACGATGGATATTTTGATGATGCTGTTGAAAAAAATGGAAAACATAAACCTGCTGGAGATTTAAAAGGAGGAAAATATAGCTTATTTGAAGCTGGTACAAAAGTGCCATTTTTCACCTATTGGAAAGGGAAAATTCAACCAACAGTATCGGACGCTTTAATTTCTCAAGTAGATTTACTTTCTTCTTTATCTAATTTAGTAGATAGCGATATTAAAGTAGACGACAGTCAAGATTTATTAGATGTGTTTTTAGGAACTTCACAAAATGGAAGAGAAGAATTAATTTTAGAAGCAACATCAAAAACTGCTTTTAGACAAGGAGATTGGGTAATGATTCCTCCATACAAAGGACCTAAAGTAAATAAGTTAGTTAATATTGAATTAGGAAATTCTTTAGAATACCAATTATTTAATTTAAAAGAAGATGTTAGCCAACAAAACAATTTAGCTAAAGAAAACCCAGAAAAATTAAAAGAAATGCTTACTGCTTTCGAAAAAATTAGAGGTAAAGGTTATTCTAATGTTACACAGTTAGAATTAAAATAG
- a CDS encoding HAD family phosphatase: MIKIPENIKGLIFDLDGTVANTMQNHFLSWREAVSPYGIDFNATLFKSLTGTPRDATILKLNELFNVKMDPVEVGSIKGATFKKMVHETKEITVVADVIRKYHNVLPMSIGTGSTRNGAKKTLEVINMSHFFDIVITSNDIEKPKPDPETFLKCASLMKVNPKDCIVFEDGILGMQAAKTAGMQVIDVNNYFKMEFTV, encoded by the coding sequence ATGATTAAAATACCAGAAAATATTAAAGGCCTTATATTTGATTTAGATGGAACTGTTGCAAACACCATGCAAAATCATTTCTTATCTTGGCGTGAAGCTGTTTCTCCTTACGGCATAGATTTTAATGCAACATTGTTTAAATCTTTAACAGGTACACCTAGAGACGCAACTATTTTAAAGTTAAATGAATTGTTTAATGTAAAAATGGACCCTGTTGAAGTTGGTTCAATAAAAGGGGCAACTTTTAAAAAAATGGTACATGAAACAAAAGAAATTACTGTTGTAGCTGATGTTATTAGAAAATATCACAATGTTTTACCAATGTCTATTGGAACTGGAAGTACTAGAAATGGTGCAAAAAAAACGTTGGAAGTTATAAATATGAGTCATTTTTTTGATATTGTAATAACTTCAAATGATATTGAGAAGCCTAAACCAGATCCAGAAACTTTTTTAAAATGTGCTTCACTTATGAAAGTAAATCCAAAAGATTGTATTGTTTTTGAAGATGGAATTTTAGGAATGCAAGCGGCTAAAACAGCAGGGATGCAAGTTATTGATGTTAATAATTATTTTAAAATGGAGTTTACTGTTTAA